Proteins from a genomic interval of Lolium perenne isolate Kyuss_39 chromosome 1, Kyuss_2.0, whole genome shotgun sequence:
- the LOC127292588 gene encoding protein REVEILLE 6-like isoform X2: MAEMAAMMRGQRIPPAPFPAAGKKNKLRKPYTITRPRERWTDEEHERFLHALYLFGRDWKMIEAFVSTKTSVQIRSHAQKHFLKAQKLGLGECLPPPLHPRRAALLHHQPPPLHPRRAALLHHQPPPVHPDADILLPSMDCPCASPEPRVPDIQHDIDMLVPNTDWAYASPEPCVPDLQHDAQAGAWPDHGSASQDEETIELPLSPDDLRFAQVYRFVGDVFAASDAAVPVEAHLQRLQLHGVDPLVLDTIVLVLRNLEANLCA, from the exons ATGGCGGAGATGGCGGCGATGATGAGAGGCCAGAGGATACCGCCGGCGCCGTTCCCGGCAGCAGGGAAGAAGAACAAGCTCCGGAAGCCATACACGATCACGCGGCCGCGGGAGAGGTGGACCGACGAGGAGCACGAGCGTTTCCTCCACGCCCTCTACCT GTTCGGCCGTGACTGGAAGATGATCGAGGCGTTCGTGTCTACAAAGACGAGCGTGCAGATCCGCAGCCACGCCCAGAAGCACTTCCTCAAGGCCCAGAAGCTCGGCCTCGGGGAGTGTCTCCCGCCGCCGCTccaccctcgccgcgccgccctcctccaccaccagccgccgccgctccaccctcgccgcgccgccctcctccaccaccagccgCCGCCGGTCCACCCCGACGCCGACATTCTTCTGCCGAGCATGGACTGTCCATGCGCGTCGCCTGAGCCTCGTGTCCCGGACATTCAACACGACATCGACATGCTGGTGCCGAACACGGACTGGGCGTATGCGTCGCCTGAACCTTGCGTCCCGGACCTCCAACACGACGCGCAAGCCGGGGCATGGCCGGATCACGGGAGCGCTTCCCAGGACGAAGAAACCATCGAGCTCCCGTTGTCTCCCGACGACCTGCGCTTCGCCCAGGTCTACCGGTTCGTCGGCGACGTCTTCGCCGCCTCCGACGCGGCTGTCCCGGTGGAGGCGCATCTTCAGAGGCTGCAGCTGCACGGCGTGGATCCCCTCGTCCTGGACACG ATCGTGCTGGTGCTAAGGAATCTGGAAGCAAACCTGTGTGCTTAG
- the LOC127292588 gene encoding protein REVEILLE 6-like isoform X1, whose amino-acid sequence MAEMAAMMRGQRIPPAPFPAAGKKNKLRKPYTITRPRERWTDEEHERFLHALYLFGRDWKMIEAFVSTKTSVQIRSHAQKHFLKAQKLGLGECLPPPLHPRRAALLHHQPPPLHPRRAALLHHQPPPVHPDADILLPSMDCPCASPEPRVPDIQHDIDMLVPNTDWAYASPEPCVPDLQHDAQAGAWPDHGSASQDEETIELPLSPDDLRFAQVYRFVGDVFAASDAAVPVEAHLQRLQLHGVDPLVLDTIVLVLRNLEANLCA is encoded by the exons ATGGCGGAGATGGCGGCGATGATGAGAGGCCAGAGGATACCGCCGGCGCCGTTCCCGGCAGCAGGGAAGAAGAACAAGCTCCGGAAGCCATACACGATCACGCGGCCGCGGGAGAGGTGGACCGACGAGGAGCACGAGCGTTTCCTCCACGCCCTCTACCT GTTCGGCCGTGACTGGAAGATGATCGAGGCGTTCGTGTCTACAAAGACGAGCGTGCAGATCCGCAGCCACGCCCAGAAGCACTTCCTCAAGGCCCAGAAGCTCGGCCTCGGGGAGTGTCTCCCGCCGCCGCTccaccctcgccgcgccgccctcctccaccaccagccgccgccgctccaccctcgccgcgccgccctcctccaccaccagccgCCGCCGGTCCACCCCGACGCCGACATTCTTCTGCCGAGCATGGACTGTCCATGCGCGTCGCCTGAGCCTCGTGTCCCGGACATTCAACACGACATCGACATGCTGGTGCCGAACACGGACTGGGCGTATGCGTCGCCTGAACCTTGCGTCCCGGACCTCCAACACGACGCGCAAGCCGGGGCATGGCCGGATCACGGGAGCGCTTCCCAGGACGAAGAAACCATCGAGCTCCCGTTGTCTCCCGACGACCTGCGCTTCGCCCAGGTCTACCGGTTCGTCGGCGACGTCTTCGCCGCCTCCGACGCGGCTGTCCCGGTGGAGGCGCATCTTCAGAGGCTGCAGCTGCACGGCGTGGATCCCCTCGTCCTGGACACG